The nucleotide sequence ATCTCCAGCATTGTAGACACCACATTTATATCCAGTTGTTGAATGGATATAATCCTTTATTTGATGACACAATGTGGATTTTCCACTTGCAGGGAGGCCAACTAGTAGCACCACCACTTTGGCCCTCTCTATTGTTGACTTGGAATTGTGGAGGTGGTTAATGGTGTGTTCAGAATTTAGCCTTTGTAGTTTTTGCTCGATTGTATTAATGAACTCTTGGGTTGTTGTTTGCTTCTGTCTGGTTTTCAACAGGTTGTTTCTCGTTAGGGCTGGTGTAATTGTTGACGTTCCAGGATGTGTCGATGTTGAGTGGAACTGAGAGTCTGGATCAAATAACGAGtttattgaagttgatgacaAGGTTGATATTAGCTCGTCATGGGGACTGTCGGTATATTCACATTCGTTGTTTTCGTTGTATGCGTTTGGTGACATAGTGGCTGTATACTCACCATAGTAGTTGTctgaattgttgaacaattgtGTGTTTGAGGAACTCATATTAGGTATAGATTATTGTATATTGAGCCAAATGctaatgaagaagaaatgaTAGAAAAAAGTGAATACAAAATACATTTTACTAAGTCTGACGATAATTTGTGCACTTGTGTTTCTTGCGGCGAGtgagatgatgatgaaaacgGTGATATGGAAACTTTTCATGTGGTAGAATCTTTCACAAAGCATAAATTTgcaatcatcaaatttcttttcattgtctcgtttctttttttctattATTGTCTTATGTTGCATTACTTTTGTGCAACTTTCCGATCAACAAATCTCCGTTAAGCCTAAATTAGAACAAGGACATCAACTGACAAACTCGAACTTTGGAAGCGCTTAATTGGGTAGCTGGTTGATCTTACCACTCTATGGTAACATGGAGCTCTCCTCAATGACACGTTGCGATTAAAGTGTTTTTATAAATTTAATGACTCGTTCATGGGATAAAGTCATATGGAAAACTGCAAACCTTGACTTATTCCTTAAGCCACTCTGGATGAAGGGTAAAAAGATTACGATATATGATTTTGTCCATAATATCATACAACGAGAGGATAAAGAGATATAGATGAACTGCCTTTGTACGGTCCATTgcacaaaatcaaaaatgataaGCATTGTATGGTGAGCTTCTATACAGGAGGGTCGCTTGAAAATGCTCTTCTCATCCGGTGGCGAAACTATCTGAGAACATAATTATCCGAGGTTTAGAGTTCAGTAAAACGTCAAAGAAGTACCATGCCATATATGCCACATCGAAATGATATTGGCGGCAGAATACTAAAGTACGTTTTCGAATAAAACATTAATGACTCATTGTACCATCGATGACacccaattcttcaaagcGGACTTTCGGATTATCGGAGATTGCGTAGTCTTTGACCAAAGTTTTTTTTCAAGCCATTCTGGGATGCGTGTCGACTTCCTCGACTAATCAATACGTCACATTTGTATTATTCACCTAATTGAAATCcgcaaaattaaaaaatcATGTGCTATACACGTGCTGAGCAAGTGAAAAATCCCAGACTATACTACAAACTTGTCTTTCTTTAGATGGTTTGTTTATTGACTAACTACACAATCCTATTTATTCACCATATAACTCTTGTCTAAAACATCCTTTGCCTCATTAATCTTTTGACTAACGTATTTACTGCCTTGTTTATCCGGGTGGTTCaaaaccatcaatttcCGATATCTGTCTCTAACCATTTTCTTGTCAACATTTAAAATATCATCACCTTCAATGcccaaaatcaacaaagctTCCTGTTCAGTCATTGGTGTAAGAAAACTTCTATTGGGATACTTCTTTCGTAGAAATTGGTAGTGAATAAAGTTTGGATCTGATCTGTTGAGTGTGGATGAAGCATGGTCGTTGGTgagtttcaaattgtttagGGTGGCGATCATACTGGGGCTCAAATTTAAGTATTGGCGATACGCCGAAATTGTAGCTTTAGCTGTGAGTGCTAAGCCTGTAACTCCCAATCCGACGATGATTGGGAGTACCATAATGAAGTGGTTATTTTGGTCAAAATactaaatttcaaaaagttaGTCAGAAGCGGAAGTGCTGTCGTAAATGAATACTTACCTGGTCTCGATAGCGTTGGTAGTTTACTCGAGCGTCCTGAATGAGTATTGATCCGTATAGGAGTATGATAAGATGGTGAAGATTTTTCAAGATGACAGCCGTGTCGCAAGGTTCATGTCGCAAGTTTTGCGACATCTTTGACGTACATTAATACTGCATATCCCTCCCTGCAAACCAAGGAACATCTAACGCGTCAAAAAAACCTTAACCTCAGTTTGTTGACATAAATGTGGCTAGAGAGTAAACTTTCCACCAAGGAACTAAAATTCCATTAGAATTCTTCTATACAAATATACTAGTCTTTTGCCGGAATTGttttttggttgcaattttcatcaaaaaaaagTTCCGACTGAGAGACGTTTGATACAGAACCGATCTTGTTAAAACCAGAATTTAGTAAAACCCTCATCACTATTTGCAGGGTAACCACACTACACGATGCCTGCTAGGCATCATGTTTCAGAAATAGTGCTCATGTGTCCTTTCTTCTTAACCACTCTGGACTAATCTTATCCATGTTGCCAATACAGCGGTCCGTTCTGAATACTATCGGCCGACTGAGCGTCaactattgaaaatttgtgtaataaaCGTATTCCCCTCTCTCTTCTAGTAAAAAGGTTTGTATACTAAAACGTGTacaaattgtaaaaaaaaacttgTTCTCATTGTTTCGGCTCACTCCTTTACGGAGTTTTTGCaaattttacttttgtttgcttttgcttttaACATTTTGTGGGTTGTAGATGAGATataaatattcaaaattaaaattttaaaaCGCTGAATTGGTTATAATAAATTGATACCGATTTTCCCATAAACTTTTTCCTTCAGAGTTAAAGTCCTATTTCTCCTACAGATACTCTTTACccatcttcaattgctttgTCACAATGTCTCACTCGTCCTTATCTTGGTTAGCCAACTTGAATGTTGAACAAACTCCTCACAAATATTTGAGGAGATCATCAATTATTGGTACTATTGGTCCTAAAACAAACAGTGTTGAAGCTTTgaccaaattgagaaaagcTGGTTTAAACATTGCCAGAATGAACTTTTCTCATGGTTCATATGAATACCACCAATCTGTTATCGACAATTGTATCAAATCGGAGGAAGTATATAAAGGAAGACCATTGGCTATTGCTTTGGATACCAAAGGTCCAGAAATTAGAACTGGTACTACTATTGATGACAAAGATTACCCAATTCCACCAGGACACGATATGATTTTCACCACTGATGACGCTTACaaattaaaatcaaatgatgaGATTATGTACATTGACTACAAAAACATTACCAAGGTCATCTCCCCAGGTAAGATTATCTACGTCGATGACGGTGTTTTATCGTTTGAGGTCTTGGAAGTTGCTGATGACCAAACCTTAAAGGTTAGATCCATCAATGCCGGTAAGATTTGCTCACATAAGGGTGTCAACTTACCAGGTACCGACGTTGATTTACCAGCTTTGTCTGAAAAGGATATCTCtgatattcaatttggtattAAAAACAAAGTGCACATGATTTTTGCCTCGTTCATTAGATCAGGTGATGATATTAGACATATCAGAAGAGTTCTTGGTGAAGAAGGTAAAgatattcaaattattgctaagattgaaaatcaacaaggtgtcaacaattttgatgaCATTTTAGAAGCAACTGATGGTGTCATGGTTGCTAGAGGTGATTTGGGTATTGAAATTCCAGCTCCACAAgtgtttgttgttcaaaaacaattaaTCGCTAAATGTAACCTTGCTGCTAAGCCAGTCATTTGTGCTACTCAAATGTTGGAATCGATGACTTACAATCCAAGACCTACCAGAGCCGAAGTTTCAGATGTCGGTAATGCTATCTTGGATGGTGCTGATTGTGTCATGTTGTCAGGTGAAACTGCCAAAGGTAACTACCCATATGAAGCTGTGTCAATGATGCACAACACATGTCTTATTGCCGAAAAAGCCATTGCTTACCCACAATTGTTTAACGAATTGAGAGCCTTGGCTAAGAAGCCAACTCCAACTACTGAAACTTGTGCAGTTGCCGCTGTTTCAGCTGCTTACGAACAAGATGCTAAAGCTGTTGTTGTCTTGTCCACTTCTGGTCTTTCAGCTAGATTGGTCTCCAAGTACAAGCCAGATGTCCCAATTTTGATGGTTACCAGAAACGAAAGAAGTGCCAAATACTCCCACTTGTATAGGGGTGTTTATCCATTCGTGTatcaaaaagagaaagctGCTAACTGGCAAGAAGATGTCGAAAACAGATTGAGATGGGCCGTTTCAGAAGCTATTGACTTGGGTATCATTTCCAAGGGTGACTCAATTGTTACTGTCCAAGGATGGACCAAGGGATCTGGTCACTCCAACACTGTTAGAATTGTCCAAGCTTAAGTTTTATGGTCGTTTACAGGTTTTATATATTAATCAAAATGATAGAGTAAATTGTGGATGTAAGAAGTAGTAGTATTAGTAGTAGTAGCGCTTCcgaaatattcaaaattataagcaaagaaaaaaaaagtggCAGATTTTCAATAGACTTAGTCTACTTGTTTTAATTATAACCCCAAATGCTTGCCCAATCCTTTGCAAGCACTGTATTCAAATCAGTCGCAAGACTGGTTGAGCCGATTACTTCACGAGTAATACTTACAAGACCTTATTCAGGGACTACTCCACCACTGCCTTCTCCTCCACCACCTCCACCATCACATGATTCTCGGGCACCACCGCCAACAGAAGAAACTACACATTTTGGTTATAAAACTGTCAACCGTACTGAAAAGGAAAACTTAGTGGGTGGGGTCTTCTCCTCAGTTGCATCGAACTACGATTTAATGAACGATGTCATGTCAATGGGAGTTCATCGTTTGTGGAAGCAccacttcatcaatagaTTGGATGCTGGAATGAgaccatcatcatctgagCCAttgcaatttcttgacGTTGCTGGAGGTACAGGTGATATTGCGTTCGGGCTCTTAGAGCACGCCGAGAAGAGATTTGGCGATGTTGAAAGTAAAATCACAGTGGCTGACATCAACCCCGATATGTTAAAAGAGGGTGAATTGAGATACGTAAAACTGAAGTGGGCCAAGGAAAGCAAAAACCGTGTTgaatttcttgttcaaaatggtGAAACCATGGATGCGATCCCTGACAATTCGAAAGATGTGTACACTATTGCCTTCGGTATTAGAAATTTTACCGATATACAAAAGGGTTTAAATACAGCTTATAGAGTGTTGAAACCAGGAGGAATTTTCGCATGTTTGGAATTCTCTCAAGTTGAGAACCCAGTTATTGATTATGCTTATCAGGCATACCTGTTTTCATTATTACCATTAATGGGtcaattgattgcaaaTGATAGAGATTCATATCAGTATTTGGTTGAGAGTATACAAAAGTTTCCTAAACAAGAGGAGTTCAAGTCGatgattgaaaaagctGGATTTTATGTACCAGAACCAGGATACGAAAACTTGACCTTTGGTGTTGCTAGTATCCACATTGGTATCAAGCTTTAGAAGAAGGGTGTTGTAAATAGTATTTTTATTTAACTTGAAAAgtaattgatgattgtgAATTGTAGAGCCAGATTCAAAAACTCTCACTTTTTTTTGGgatttttttcaatcacaTCTACATTTACACTTTGACTTTACTGGATCTGCTACAACAATGTCTACAATGACTCCAGAGATTCAGACGTTAATGAATCCAGTAGTTGCCACGCTCAAACGACATCAAATCAACGATGACAAGGAAATGGCCTTAGTCATTGCTcatttattgatgaaagtcATATCGGCAGCAAGATGGACCAATACGTACgacttgataaatttgattaGAAAAGTCGGGACTGTCTTACACTCAGCAAACCCTTGCCAGGTTATCCCAGGAAACATTGTAAGACGTGTTCTTGCAATCATTCgagaagaaattgaaacagGGTTGGAAACAAATGCCACAACTGAACCCACTACCATCAATTCCAATGTCCCTATGATGAGCTCAATGTTTAGCTTGCTCACAACAACTAATAAACAAGAAGGTAGAAAAGAACAAGGGGCTcctcaaacaaaaaaacaaacaagtgACATGAGAAGTATTATAATCCAAGGTATAAGagatttggttgatgaaataTCCAACTTCAATGAcgatttgaacaatatgGCAATTGACTTGATTCACGATAATGAAGTATTGCTAACACCTACTCCTACGTCAGACACTATCCTACACTTTTTAATCAAGGCCCGCTTAAAGAGAAAATTTACCGTTCTAGTTACGGAAAACTTCCCCAATGATCTACAAAAGGCTCAACTTTTTGCTAAAAAGTTGGCTGAGAATAACATAGAGACAGTGATAATACCTGATACTACAGTTTATGCTGTGATGTCTCGCGTAGGTAAGGTCATTATTGGTACCAACGCCGTATTTGCAAATGGTGGATGTTTATCACTGAGTGGTGTTGCCAGTGTTGTTGAGTGTGCCAAAGAACACAGAACTCCAGTATTTGCTGTCTCTGGTTTATACAAATTATCGCCGTTGTATCCATTTACTAGAAATGATTTAATTGAAGTGGGCAATTCCGGCAAGGTGCTCAGTtatgaagattttgaattggttgataatgttgaagTGGTCGTTAATCCGTTAGAAGACTATGTCCGTCCCGAGCACATTGACATTTTCATTACCAACGTGGGTGGGTTTGCACCTTCATTTATATACAGAATAGTGTTGGATAACTACAGATCAGAAGACAGCAAATTGGATTAGAATTATACAATCATGGCAATAGACATTAGTACCGattcttgtttttgataacCTTGACTAATCTTGGTGGCTTTGCATCAGCAGTTTCTGCTCTTTTTTTGTAGAATGACCACTGTTTCAGATCAGAAGGATATTGGTTGACTTTGTAAAGAGTGTCCCAATCATGATCAAACTTGACATTTTGTATCTCCGTAATTGTCGCTAAACTTGAATTCGAAAGAAAACTATGGGGTCTGGGCAAATCTTTCAAGTCTGGGTTTTTCATATCGCCAATTTCCTGATCGATTATGGAACACAACTGGTCCATGGTGTAGTTTTTagaattttgttgttggcgTGAATCGTCATCAGTATGAGGTTCAAAAAATGCCCTATTTTCAGGCGACGTATGAAAATCGGAACTCATTGGAGAACTGCATCTAAGTATACCATCCGACTCAAAGTTTGAGCTTGGTAACAACCTGCATTTCAATGATTCTGATAAGGAATTGTCGTCGGTGGAAGGTTTGTACAACTTGTCAAACATATTTCTATCCAATGTCAATGTTCCTTTTTGcttctctttttgaaatagcttgaaaaatttttctctcAAGTCCCTAAGCTTTTCCTTCATCTCGTGAAATGCTTGTTGAATAATGGAGGGAAGTGTGAAGAGTTGTGTGActttttttgtaattctAAAGTTTTTTGCAGCCAATAGTAATTTCTACATAATTTAATTTGCATATACGGCAATAAGACAATATATAGTTATAGCACATTGCGCGTGTGGTTATATCCTGAATACAGAGCTGGTTTACACGTCACTGCAACGTGATGGATATGTTCATTATCAGCATGTCTTTTTGGTAACACCAACTGAATTTCATTGTCATCGATCTCAGCTTTGATCTCGTCCACTTTTATAGTCTTGTCGAATTTCATTGCACTTTGATAAGTTTTAGAGTTAGAACTAGTCTCGGTGAAATCTGCATGGTCAATATGAATCACCAATTCATTCTCCTTCTGATTAAAGTCAACCTTGACATCATCTTGTTTTAATCCTGGATCATCATAAAAGACCAAATACTTGTCATCTTTTTCCTCCGAATGTAAAGAATCATCAAAGCCGATAAAGTGTTTACCTGAGCTGAATTCATCCCAAAATTCATCGACAAATTTGTGATCTTTGTCCCAAATGTCAGATTCACTTATGTTTCTGGGACTAAGCGTTAAAGGATCACTCTCCTCATTATGTTTTCGTTTTGACATTGCCCTTTCCGCAATTCTTCTAGGATTGTACATTGGAGGTATTGAGTTTGCGTACTTGCGCGGACGAAACATTTTATTGTCTAATTCTCGAGCAAGATTGTTGTCCCAGGAAAACCTCGTTGGATTGGAAAAGTCTAAGATTTAGCAAAGACGAAATTGAAGCGCCTCATTATATTGATCACCTACGCAAGGTCATGCAAAGAGCATTGCAGCACTCTCAGCAATAACTACTCACAATTGCTATTGTTTGCATTATTCAACATCTAACTACTCACTCGTACACAAATTCATCCATGTATATAAGTAGCatcaatcttgttcaacGACGGACCCAAATATAACTTCAATTTCCTGCGATATGCAGTAGGATTTTCGGTTTGAATAGGATTGCCTTCAAAGTAAACGCATTCCAAATCAGATAATTTCCCCATCTCCTTGCCTACATTTTCGAAGCTCAGCACTTGATTGTAGGAACACCAGAAGTCAGTCAATTTCGTCAAATGCTTCAATCCAGATAACTCTGTCAATTTATTGGAGGTAACGTCTAACACTTGAAGATTGGTgttattttccaaattctcTATCTTTTCAATACCATTATGCGACAAGTAcaattcttccaaattctttaaattATCGAGCCCCTCAATTTTCCTTATTCTGTTggattgaattgaaagcaCCCTAAGATTAACCAATGAGTctaaattttgcaatttgtgTATTCTGTTCTTCCCTAGCCACAATTGGGTTATATTTACCAAATTGTCAAGATTCTCAATCACCTCAATCTTGTTTCCTCCAAGTTCTAAATTAACTAACTTTGTCAAAGATTCTAAGTTTTTTATCTCTTTAATCTTGTTAGCCACAAAGTAcaagttttccaaattaaCCAACGTTTCAATATTCTTGATATTCTTGATGGTGTTGAACGATAAATCGAGATTCTGTAATTTAGTCAAGTGCTTTATGGAACTAGATATGTGATTTATTCTATTGTCGTAGAAATCCAACTCTTCTAAAGTAGGAGAGATGTCCTTCACTCCCACCATAGAGGTGAGCAAGTTTTGCCGTAAACACAACgattccaatttcttgaatcGTGAAAGATCCAAATCTTCAAGTGAGGCAATTTTCAAGTGAACGAGATCAATGAACTCAGTATCGGAATCAAATCCGGCTGTCAAATCAACATCtgcatcaatttcttgtgGGTTATTATCAGGCAACACTGTACCGGGGTATTCAACTGCTCCATTAGATTCCTCTTGATCgttatcttcttcatcatcatggGCATTGTCTTCTTCCTCTGTCTGGGAGAGGGCAGCATCGACATTATGGTCGTGTTTCTCTTCTTTATTACCTGATTGGGCTTTCACTTCTGAAAGATTTGTCATTTTTCGTGGTGGTGTATGGGGAGAGAGAAGAGTGTGTTATGTTGATGTGTATTTGTAATTGCGGTAGCGTGTAATTTTGTCTGTTATTCCATGCCCAAGCATAGGCAATCTTCAATAACCTCCTGTGACACTGTCAACTTATTACTACTCATCGGTAGCTTTCGACTGACTGTCCACGATGACCGTCCACTTCTCAATATACTCACTACgcaataaatcaaaaaccaactatattttgttgatacaCAATTTATACACTCAATTTACCCTTCAATTATACTACTACTTAACTTTAAGCCTCTTCCTTAACTTCCTCCTTTAAGATGTAGTCAACGGCTTCTCCAACAGTCTTGATATCATCAGCAATCTTATCAGGgatttccaaatcaaactcTTCTTCCAAAGCGACCAAGGCTTCAACAGTGTCCAATGAATCTAGTCCCAAGTCCTTTTGGAAAGAGCTCTCTAATGATATATTTGATCCTTGTAAGGTAGTAACTGTTCTCAATGCTTCAAACGCACGGTTGATAACTTCATCTCTGGTGATTGGTGGAGCAACATAGAATCTCAATGGAGTAATGAAGGATACCTTCTGTGATGGTATTCTCAATGAGCGTGCGGCAGATCTGGCAGTGAACCTAAACATCTTAGAATTGGTGTAGTagttctttttgaaatgaatttgtcaatGTTTTGGatgttctttttttttcttcttcagtttttctcatttttttgatcctttgttgatttgtaCCAATAATATTTCCGTATTACGTAATTGGTGTCCAGGACACTTGGTTATGGGACTTTAATTAACACACTTATCtaataaaatataaaacTATAAATGTCTCTATCTCTAAACCGTGATTGAGCTTACCACCTACCGTTGAGAGCAGTAACCTTTTTTGGTGCATTCCTGTTGGATGCTGAACCGGATGCTACACTTTTCCTTCCTGTTAAACCTGAAAACTGAGAAAATGAAGCCCCACTATTTTGGGCAGTTGATACCATTCCACTAGTAAAGCCAGACGAATGGGAAGACTTATTGTCAGACCTGTTGGAGTGTGAAGAATTTTGGGTGTTTGATCTCTCCAACCTTGCTCCAGCTATTGAGGCACTAGCTGAAGATGGTTGATACTGATTTGAACTGTGGAAAGAGGATCTATCATTAAAAGTGGAAGCGTCTGATCTCTTGCTATGGAAAAGTGACACTTTGGATGATGCAACTTCACTCTGATTAGCtcccaatttcaaactttcaatCTCTTCCTTGAAATTCTGTTCAAACAACTCAACCAAAGCCTCATGAGACGAAATCATCGATGGAGGACACAATTTGCCATGAAGAGCCAAACAACGACTCAATACGATTGCCATATCCTTGAAAGCTTCGCCAAGTAACTCTGCCTTGTTTACATTTTCTTCCTTATCTTGATACCTTGGATCAGTGAAGAACAACCTGTACTGACCAATGCCACCATTGACTGGGGCATCCACAGTTCCACTCAATTGCCTGGACAAGTCGCTGAAATGAGACAGGTAATCAgttttgtctttgattgcagtatttatcaaattctccaataaaatcaagtcgtcattctttttggtaATAGTTTGAATAGCGTTATCCAATGGCGACAATCTAATGGTCTCTGATGTCTTGATGAAGCTTCGATTCATTAAAGTTGGGAAACTTAACCAAGATTCATAAGTAGTTTGGTCTGTCCACAAATCAAACACAGAGGTGGATCCTGGAATTTTAGTCAAGCTTCTAAAGAATCtcaaatttttatttcttgCATACTGTCTGACACCAAATGAtgtattgaaaagtttatcCGAAAACTCATAAACCGGTTCAACCGTCTTCACCAAAAGATATCTTCCAGTAACATTCTCCTCTTTCAACTTCTGTGCCTCTGCATCATCATTAATCATAATTGCACCTGGAAAAACCTTCAACAAACGCTCATGAATTGAAGTAATGTGTTCAAAAGGCAAACCCTGATAGATTTGAGAAATTACCCTCATGTAATATGGAAACCCAGTACCAATTGCTTCAACACGGAAATATGATGGTTCCAACTTATCTGAGGACTCCAAGTCCAAGTAGAGCTGGGCCAATTTGTTATGAACATAGgcaaaacttttcaaatcataGGTGTGCTCGTTATAAGCATCCAACAATTCGTTAAATGTGTCGGCAGCCTTTTCAAGACTTTTGCCTTTAATGAAGTTGGTAGCCATCATCTTGAACAAAAGTTCTTTTCTTTCGAATGAGGTCTGTTGTGGAAATTTAGGTCTAAAACTGGCGGgaacaatttctttgtgATCCCATGTATACGTAGATGCTAACAATTCTAAACTCAAGGCTGCTTGCACAAAATCGTTTGCGCGAACATAATCATCATACATGGTACCAATGAAGGAGTTAAAGTACTCCGGTTTACCAGCTGCCTTAATTTGTGCTCTCAACTTAATGTTGTGGAATCTTCTGTCCTCGTCAAACTCGGGAGCAACAGGAACACTAATGTAATAGTTCAATGTTGAACAGAAAGCAGTaagattttgaatgaattcGTTAAAGATTCCAAAAGCCTCATCCTCGCGATCCAATCTAATAGTTGCTTTCATTCTGTTGACGAAGTTGTCCTGATCCTCTTTGGAAGGTTTGTAGGAAGCCTTTTGGTACACTTCATAAAGACCAATAAGACATTGTTTCTCAATTTCATGCAATCCACCACTTAATATAAATTCAGACACCATGATTGTCCAAACCATTTTGACAGCAACGGATTGACATTCATCGTTTCTCTGAAGTCcaaacatcatcaattccGAAATCAAACTaaatttgtcattgatAAACTCAACTTGGTACCCTccaaatttattcaaattgaaccTTATGATGTCAGATTCTGTAGCCTGCCAAGCCAATGCATCCCACGCTTCATTGATCAAGTACGCTGCTCTATCACGTACATCGCGCGTGATCTCAGAACATGCCTTACTAGGGACATTCGACAAGTGCTCAACAGCTACTGGAGGTAAAACTGCTAACTTCAACAATGCTTTCAAGTAGTTACCCCATAATACTCTATCGAAATGCTCCGACTCTTCAATTGGTGGAAGTTGATACGAAACAATCAATGGTCTTACCAATTCCAAAGCACACATGGACCCATCGACAATAATTGCATACAATGATAGCCACTTATCTTCAGGAAAATATTTTCCCAATCTAATATACCTGATTCCTGAGATAATTGTCAAGAGATCCTCACCATGGAAGTCAGCTGCCAAATATTTGTTTGGATCAAATACATCGCCATCAATCTTGGTAGTCAAAATGCGTCCATATCCCTCGTTTCCAGCTGCAGTTTTACCGACTTTGGCCATAaatgaaaaacaagaagCTAATTCTACCAAAACTTCAACCAACAGCTCGTCATTCACAGATTGATCAATGGTGAAAGAGTTAAATGGATAGGTAGTTGGGAACAATTGCGTGAGGATACGCTTTGGTTTGAAATAGTTGTTTCCTCGGGTAAACTTATTGTACCTGATAAAGGTTCGTGCCATTGCTGGTAAgaattttgccaatgaaAAACACAAGTCTAAATCTTTACCCAAAGGCAAACATTTCTCCCATAAAATCGTGCAAACTCTATTAAGAATACTACAGCCCAACCTAGTAGCTTCAACATCCATAGGACCAAGGAATGTATCAACAGCCCATTGCATTGACTTCCCGAGCATGACACGCCTCACTTCGTCATTTTCCATAAGCAGCCCATTAAGTAAACgcaaaaccaaaagaagCTTACTGATGGGGATCTTGTGTTCTTTGGTTGCTTTTTTGACAGTTCCATCGTAGTTTAACTCATCAGCACCCATTCCACGAAGACCAATGGAGTCAATAAATCTAATCAGCATGTTCATAATGTCACGATCTTCCATGCGGGATTTCAAACTGATAAGATAATCAAGACTATCCAACACTAACACTTGATCGTCCACCAATACAGCTGAGTCGACGGAAAGAAACTTTTCGACGGACATGAACAAACCACTTAAAGCATTGAGTGTCACATCTAATTCG is from Candida orthopsilosis Co 90-125, chromosome 1 draft sequence and encodes:
- a CDS encoding Sds22 serine-threonine phosphatase produces the protein MTNLSEVKAQSGNKEEKHDHNVDAALSQTEEEDNAHDDEEDNDQEESNGAVEYPGTVLPDNNPQEIDADVDLTAGFDSDTEFIDLVHLKIASLEDLDLSRFKKLESLCLRQNLLTSMVGVKDISPTLEELDFYDNRINHISSSIKHLTKLQNLDLSFNTIKNIKNIETLVNLENLYFVANKIKEIKNLESLTKLVNLELGGNKIEVIENLDNLVNITQLWLGKNRIHKLQNLDSLVNLRVLSIQSNRIRKIEGLDNLKNLEELYLSHNGIEKIENLENNTNLQVLDVTSNKLTELSGLKHLTKLTDFWCSYNQVSSFENVGKEMGKLSDLECVYFEGNPIQTENPTAYRRKLKLYLGPSLNKIDATYIHG
- a CDS encoding Gcd7 translation initiator; the protein is MSTMTPEIQTLMNPVVATLKRHQINDDKEMALVIAHLLMKVISAARWTNTYDLINLIRKVGTVLHSANPCQVIPGNIVRRVLAIIREEIETGLETNATTEPTTINSNVPMMSSMFSLLTTTNKQEGRKEQGAPQTKKQTSDMRSIIIQGIRDLVDEISNFNDDLNNMAIDLIHDNEVLLTPTPTSDTILHFLIKARLKRKFTVLVTENFPNDLQKAQLFAKKLAENNIETVIIPDTTVYAVMSRVGKVIIGTNAVFANGGCLSSSGVASVVECAKEHRTPVFAVSGLYKLSPLYPFTRNDLIEVGNSGKVLSYEDFELVDNVEVVVNPLEDYVRPEHIDIFITNVGGFAPSFIYRIVLDNYRSEDSKLD
- a CDS encoding Coq5 methyltransferase (involved in ubiquinone biosynthesis) gives rise to the protein MLAQSFASTVFKSVARSVEPITSRVILTRPYSGTTPPSPSPPPPPPSHDSRAPPPTEETTHFGYKTVNRTEKENLVGGVFSSVASNYDLMNDVMSMGVHRLWKHHFINRLDAGMRPSSSEPLQFLDVAGGTGDIAFGLLEHAEKRFGDVESKITVADINPDMLKEGELRYVKSKWAKESKNRVEFLVQNGETMDAIPDNSKDVYTIAFGIRNFTDIQKGLNTAYRVLKPGGIFACLEFSQVENPVIDYAYQAYSFSLLPLMGQLIANDRDSYQYLVESIQKFPKQEEFKSMIEKAGFYVPEPGYENLTFGVASIHIGIKL
- a CDS encoding Cdc19 pyruvate kinase, which codes for MSHSSLSWLANLNVEQTPHKYLRRSSIIGTIGPKTNSVEALTKLRKAGLNIARMNFSHGSYEYHQSVIDNCIKSEEVYKGRPLAIALDTKGPEIRTGTTIDDKDYPIPPGHDMIFTTDDAYKLKSNDEIMYIDYKNITKVISPGKIIYVDDGVLSFEVLEVADDQTLKVRSINAGKICSHKGVNLPGTDVDLPALSEKDISDIQFGIKNKVHMIFASFIRSGDDIRHIRRVLGEEGKDIQIIAKIENQQGVNNFDDILEATDGVMVARGDLGIEIPAPQVFVVQKQLIAKCNLAAKPVICATQMLESMTYNPRPTRAEVSDVGNAILDGADCVMLSGETAKGNYPYEAVSMMHNTCLIAEKAIAYPQLFNELRALAKKPTPTTETCAVAAVSAAYEQDAKAVVVLSTSGLSARLVSKYKPDVPILMVTRNERSAKYSHLYRGVYPFVYQKEKAANWQEDVENRLRWAVSEAIDLGIISKGDSIVTVQGWTKGSGHSNTVRIVQA
- a CDS encoding Mdj2 protein (S. cerevisiae homolog MDJ2 has ATPase activator activity, protein transporter activity, has role in import into mitochondrial matrix and localizes to presequence translocase-associated import motor), giving the protein MVLPIIVGLGVTGLALTAKATISAYRQYLNLSPSMIATLNNLKLTNDHASSTLNRSDPNFIHYQFLRKKYPNRSFLTPMTEQEALLILGIEGDDILNVDKKMVRDRYRKLMVLNHPDKQGSKYVSQKINEAKDVLDKSYMVNK